A region from the Nocardioides coralli genome encodes:
- a CDS encoding Abi-alpha family protein — protein sequence MSHDDREPSRVNGAVGAVPGLARIAAVTGLNAAQWSVLASARTVRRLVAATRDPAVAVGLAQELGVTVGTITDIGRAVARGVPLHRALATAAEVEADATERQDPVEDHATLRERGADLLKRSRDVWAEEGQHPAFSRILGDLAPDEARVLLLLVRSGPQPSVDVRTGGPVGVVHSRLVAAGLTMIGPRAGCRYLERVHAYLDNLHRLGLVWFSREQLTDPMEYQVLEAQPDVLEAMHAERFTKVVRRSIHLTPFGEDFCRAVLLPADDATEYPMHGQPGDGAS from the coding sequence ATGAGCCACGACGACAGGGAGCCGTCGCGGGTGAACGGTGCGGTCGGCGCCGTCCCCGGACTGGCCCGGATCGCTGCGGTGACGGGACTCAACGCCGCGCAGTGGAGCGTGCTCGCGTCGGCGCGGACCGTACGCCGACTGGTGGCCGCGACGCGTGACCCGGCCGTGGCCGTCGGGCTCGCCCAGGAGCTCGGCGTCACCGTCGGGACGATCACCGACATCGGCCGTGCGGTGGCCCGGGGTGTCCCTCTCCACCGGGCCCTGGCCACGGCCGCCGAGGTCGAGGCCGACGCGACCGAGCGGCAGGACCCGGTCGAGGACCACGCGACGCTGCGGGAGCGGGGCGCCGACCTGCTAAAGCGCTCACGCGACGTCTGGGCCGAGGAGGGGCAGCACCCGGCGTTCTCCCGGATCCTCGGCGACCTCGCACCCGACGAGGCCCGGGTGCTGCTGCTCCTGGTGCGCTCCGGCCCCCAACCCAGTGTCGACGTGCGGACCGGCGGGCCGGTCGGTGTGGTGCACAGCCGACTCGTCGCGGCCGGGTTGACGATGATCGGTCCTCGGGCCGGCTGCCGCTACCTGGAACGGGTGCACGCCTACCTCGACAACCTCCACCGGCTCGGGCTGGTGTGGTTCTCGCGCGAACAGCTGACCGACCCGATGGAGTACCAGGTGCTGGAGGCGCAGCCCGACGTGCTCGAGGCGATGCACGCGGAGCGGTTCACGAAGGTGGTGCGGCGCAGCATCCACCTCACCCCGTTCGGTGAGGACTTCTGCCGCGCGGTGCTGCTGCCGGCCGATGACGCCACGGAGTACCCGATGCACGGGCAGCCGGGGGACGGGGCGTCCTGA
- a CDS encoding DoxX family protein, producing the protein MSLARTGARLLLGTAMVAAGVAHLTSLRSEFRAQVPDWMPVDDDLVVVASGVAEIGLGAAFVALPRHQRTIGILLAAFFVAIFPGNVAQYVEGTDAFGLDTDRKRFLRLFFQPVLILWALVAGGVLPRRRHRDA; encoded by the coding sequence ATGAGCCTGGCGCGCACCGGCGCCCGGCTGCTGCTCGGCACCGCGATGGTGGCGGCCGGGGTGGCCCACCTGACGTCGCTGCGCAGCGAGTTCCGGGCCCAGGTGCCCGACTGGATGCCGGTCGACGACGACCTCGTCGTCGTCGCGTCGGGCGTCGCCGAGATCGGCCTCGGCGCCGCCTTCGTCGCGCTGCCGCGGCACCAGCGCACCATCGGCATCCTGCTGGCCGCCTTCTTCGTCGCGATCTTCCCCGGCAACGTCGCGCAGTACGTCGAGGGCACCGACGCGTTCGGCCTCGACACCGACCGCAAGCGGTTCCTGCGGCTCTTCTTCCAGCCGGTGCTGATCCTGTGGGCACTCGTCGCGGGCGGAGTCCTGCCCCGCCGGCGCCACCGGGATGCCTAG
- a CDS encoding helix-turn-helix domain-containing protein: MTARDHQRALDKVARISAQAGDLATLWTGVTEVLADTIPFYWTPCFYTVDPASILVTSHFHDGLAEFPAEWLRQEYDGQDVHTIADVVASPSGVTTLHEVTGGEPRSTRRWQQNIELGGDQEMLARLRTRSGETWGVVGLYREPDRPLFDAADQTFLREASPALADGVRRALLLGEATEPQWPDSPGLVILGPDLEVDSLSPGAEEWLDELADSGPGHLPPAVLSVAKAAVAGAAAGEVSMARALSRHGAWVVLHGAPLRGDVDGRVAVIIEPANPDRILPLLMSVYGLTEREKQVVGLVLQGLPTARIAGRLFVSTSTVQQHLTSIFDKVGVRSRGDLVARLFFTHYEPRFRDNEHRTSAQLPMRGGPEPAGEAAGPP; this comes from the coding sequence GTGACCGCTCGCGACCACCAGCGGGCCCTCGACAAGGTCGCCCGGATCTCCGCCCAGGCGGGAGACCTCGCGACGTTGTGGACGGGCGTCACCGAGGTGCTCGCCGACACGATCCCCTTCTACTGGACGCCGTGCTTCTACACCGTCGACCCGGCGTCGATCCTCGTCACCAGCCACTTCCACGACGGACTGGCGGAGTTCCCGGCGGAGTGGCTGCGCCAGGAGTACGACGGCCAGGACGTGCACACGATCGCCGACGTCGTCGCCTCCCCGTCGGGCGTCACGACGCTGCACGAGGTGACCGGTGGCGAGCCGCGGTCCACGCGCCGGTGGCAGCAGAACATCGAGCTCGGCGGCGACCAGGAGATGCTCGCCCGGCTCCGGACGCGGTCGGGCGAGACCTGGGGCGTGGTCGGGCTCTACCGCGAGCCCGACCGGCCGCTCTTCGACGCCGCGGACCAGACGTTCCTCCGTGAGGCCTCACCGGCGCTGGCCGACGGCGTACGCCGCGCGCTCCTGCTCGGCGAGGCGACCGAACCCCAGTGGCCCGACTCCCCGGGGCTGGTGATCCTCGGGCCCGACCTCGAGGTCGACTCGCTGTCGCCGGGAGCCGAGGAGTGGCTGGACGAGCTTGCCGACAGCGGGCCCGGCCACCTGCCGCCCGCCGTCCTGTCGGTGGCGAAGGCCGCGGTCGCCGGCGCGGCGGCCGGTGAGGTCTCGATGGCGCGAGCCCTCTCGCGCCACGGCGCCTGGGTGGTGCTCCACGGGGCGCCCCTGCGCGGCGACGTCGACGGTCGCGTCGCCGTCATCATCGAGCCCGCGAACCCCGACCGCATCCTGCCGCTCTTGATGTCCGTCTACGGCCTGACGGAGCGGGAGAAGCAGGTCGTCGGGCTGGTGCTGCAGGGCCTGCCGACCGCCCGGATCGCCGGGCGGCTCTTCGTGTCCACCAGCACCGTCCAGCAGCACCTGACGAGCATCTTCGACAAGGTCGGCGTGCGCAGCCGCGGCGACCTTGTGGCCCGGCTGTTCTTCACGCACTACGAGCCGCGGTTCCGCGACAACGAGCACCGGACGTCGGCGCAGCTGCCGATGCGGGGCGGGCCCGAACCGGCCGGCGAAGCCGCGGGACCACCCTGA
- the clpB gene encoding ATP-dependent chaperone ClpB, which yields MSQFGAEKFTTRSREVIEAAQLSATTAGNSTTEPVHVLLALLRQEDGTARSLVARAGADASALTARAEQLVDGLPRATGATVQQPAASAALTRVLAGALDLASSMKDDYVATEHLLISLATVESPARDALTSAGLTADGLREGLTAVRGNRRVTSQEAEATYEALDKYSVDLTRAAEEGKLDPVIGRDAEIRRVVQVLSRRTKNNPVLIGEPGVGKTAVVEGLAQRVVDGDVPDSLKGRRLLSLDLVGMVAGAKYRGEFEERLKAVLEEIKDAGGQVITFIDELHTVVGAGAGGDSAMDAGNMLKPMLARGELHMIGATTLDEYRERIEKDPALERRFQQVYVGEPSVEDTVQILRGIQEKYEAHHGVRITDAALVAAATLSDRYITGRQLPDKAIDLIDEASSRLRMEHESSPEEIDELRRQVQRLQMEEFALDKETDDASRERLENLRQDLADKEEALRGLEVRWEREKDQLQGEGELRRQLDQLRIEAERLQREGELGKASEILYGRIPALEDQIQQVQEAEAADIEPLVGEEVGAEQIAEVVEAWTGIPTGRMLQGETAKLLEMEEVIGERLIGQHAAVNAVSDAVRRSRAGISDPNRPTGSFLFLGPTGTGKTELAKSLADFLFDDERAIVRIDMSEYSEKHSVARLVGAPPGYVGYEEGGQLTEAVRRRPYSVVLLDEVEKAHPEVFDILLQVLDDGRLTDGQGRTVDFRNTLLILTSNLGSNFLVDPTLDPEKRRESVMSVVRASFKPEFLNRLDEVVVFDALSKEDLAHIVDLQLALLEKRLAVRRIAIAVTDAAKQWLADTGYDPAYGARPLRRLIQTAIGDPLARQLIAGEVTDGGEVTVDVTDGELVLR from the coding sequence GTGAGCCAGTTCGGGGCCGAGAAGTTCACCACGCGCAGCCGCGAGGTCATCGAGGCGGCGCAGCTGTCGGCGACCACGGCGGGCAACTCCACGACCGAACCGGTGCACGTGCTGCTCGCGCTGCTGCGCCAGGAGGACGGGACGGCGCGGAGCCTCGTGGCGCGCGCCGGGGCCGATGCCTCGGCGCTCACCGCTCGGGCCGAGCAGCTCGTCGACGGCCTGCCCCGCGCCACCGGCGCGACGGTGCAGCAGCCAGCGGCGTCGGCCGCGCTGACGCGCGTGCTGGCGGGGGCCCTCGACCTGGCCTCGTCGATGAAGGACGACTACGTCGCCACCGAGCACCTGCTGATCTCCCTCGCGACGGTGGAGTCGCCGGCGCGTGACGCGCTGACCTCCGCCGGGCTCACCGCCGACGGGCTCCGCGAGGGTCTGACGGCCGTGCGCGGCAACCGCCGGGTGACCAGCCAGGAGGCCGAGGCGACCTACGAGGCCCTTGACAAGTACTCCGTCGACCTGACCCGCGCCGCCGAGGAGGGAAAGCTCGACCCCGTCATCGGCCGCGACGCCGAGATCCGACGGGTGGTGCAGGTGCTCTCCCGACGTACCAAGAACAACCCGGTGCTGATCGGCGAGCCCGGCGTGGGCAAGACCGCCGTGGTGGAGGGTCTCGCTCAGCGAGTCGTCGACGGCGACGTGCCCGACTCCCTCAAGGGCCGCCGGCTGCTCAGCCTCGACCTGGTCGGCATGGTCGCCGGCGCGAAGTACCGCGGCGAGTTCGAGGAGCGGCTCAAGGCCGTGCTCGAGGAGATCAAGGACGCCGGCGGACAGGTCATCACGTTCATCGACGAGCTCCACACCGTCGTCGGCGCCGGTGCCGGCGGCGACTCCGCGATGGACGCCGGCAACATGCTCAAGCCGATGCTGGCCCGCGGCGAGCTCCACATGATCGGGGCGACGACGCTCGACGAGTACCGCGAGCGGATCGAGAAGGACCCGGCGCTCGAGCGGCGGTTCCAGCAGGTCTACGTCGGTGAGCCGAGCGTCGAGGACACGGTGCAGATCCTGCGTGGCATCCAGGAGAAGTACGAGGCGCACCACGGCGTCCGCATCACCGACGCCGCCCTCGTGGCGGCCGCGACGCTGAGCGACCGCTACATCACGGGCCGCCAGCTGCCCGACAAGGCCATCGACCTCATCGACGAGGCGTCGTCTCGGCTGCGGATGGAGCACGAGTCCTCGCCGGAGGAGATCGACGAGCTCCGGCGCCAGGTGCAGCGGCTGCAGATGGAGGAGTTCGCCCTCGACAAGGAGACCGACGACGCCTCGCGCGAGCGGCTGGAGAACCTGCGCCAGGACCTCGCCGACAAGGAGGAGGCGTTGCGCGGCCTCGAGGTCCGCTGGGAGCGAGAGAAGGACCAGCTGCAGGGCGAGGGGGAGCTGCGCCGCCAGCTCGACCAGCTCCGCATCGAGGCCGAGCGGCTGCAACGTGAGGGCGAGCTGGGCAAGGCGAGCGAGATCCTCTACGGCCGGATCCCGGCGCTGGAGGACCAGATCCAGCAGGTGCAGGAGGCCGAGGCCGCCGACATCGAGCCGCTCGTCGGCGAGGAGGTCGGCGCCGAGCAGATCGCCGAGGTCGTGGAGGCCTGGACCGGTATCCCGACCGGCCGGATGCTGCAGGGCGAGACCGCCAAGCTGCTCGAGATGGAGGAGGTGATCGGCGAGCGGCTGATCGGCCAGCACGCCGCGGTCAACGCGGTCAGCGATGCCGTGCGCCGCTCGCGGGCCGGGATCAGCGACCCCAACCGTCCTACCGGCTCGTTCCTGTTCCTCGGTCCGACCGGCACCGGCAAGACCGAGCTGGCGAAGTCGCTGGCTGACTTCCTGTTCGACGACGAGCGGGCGATCGTGCGCATCGACATGAGCGAGTACTCGGAGAAGCACTCGGTGGCACGGCTGGTCGGGGCGCCCCCGGGCTACGTCGGCTACGAGGAGGGTGGTCAGCTCACCGAGGCGGTGCGTCGCCGCCCCTACTCCGTGGTGCTCCTCGACGAGGTCGAGAAGGCCCACCCGGAGGTCTTCGACATCCTGCTCCAGGTGCTCGACGACGGGCGGCTCACCGACGGCCAGGGGCGCACGGTCGACTTCCGCAACACGCTGCTGATCCTCACCAGCAACCTGGGCTCGAACTTCCTCGTCGACCCGACGCTCGACCCGGAGAAGCGCCGCGAGTCGGTGATGTCGGTGGTGCGGGCGTCGTTCAAGCCCGAGTTCCTCAACCGGCTCGACGAGGTCGTCGTCTTCGACGCCCTGTCCAAGGAGGACCTGGCGCACATCGTCGACCTGCAGCTGGCGCTGCTCGAGAAGCGGCTGGCTGTCCGCCGGATCGCCATCGCCGTCACCGACGCCGCGAAGCAGTGGCTGGCCGACACCGGCTACGACCCGGCCTACGGCGCCCGGCCGCTGCGCCGGCTGATCCAGACCGCCATCGGCGACCCGCTCGCCCGGCAGCTCATCGCCGGCGAGGTCACCGACGGTGGGGAGGTCACCGTCGACGTGACCGACGGCGAGCTGGTGCTGCGCTAG
- a CDS encoding threonine/serine ThrE exporter family protein has protein sequence MTTQTRARTSTRAASMPVLDLAMRIGDHLLASGMSANDVVVQMLRVTRGYDLTGVHVDLTYTSITVTHHRGPKRQPLTVSRVVQPLVVNYTKVGGLDRLLDAIEAHELTITEATEAYEKLSYDPTPYPRWVSMLGAGGIASGAALMFSASWVLVVVSFAAATTMDRLQWFLGEKRVPPFFSQALVAGAMTMVAAGVHQLGRRGVWPFVGIDPTLIVVGGIVMLLAGVMIVGAVQDAIDQFYVTASARVLEVVMRTGGIVAGILVALDILESQGIAFEILNNPVSEAPLWAQFAGAGLISLSFAVYGYADWVMAALTTVIALIGFGAYLFFTSLDGSEVVANTLGALAVGFLATLVVRRTHAPGFGMESGALLPLVPGLTLLNGLLQMMARDPANPAIVAGGRTLLVGVLTALGIAAGATLGTYLGRPVSEQVRRLRRRVKAAGRVRTEASFTEPPRP, from the coding sequence GTGACCACCCAGACCCGTGCCCGCACCTCGACGCGGGCTGCCTCGATGCCCGTGCTCGACCTCGCGATGCGGATCGGCGACCACCTGCTGGCGTCCGGCATGTCGGCCAACGACGTGGTGGTGCAGATGCTGCGGGTCACGCGCGGTTACGACCTGACCGGGGTCCACGTCGACCTCACCTACACCTCGATCACGGTGACCCACCACCGGGGACCGAAGCGCCAGCCGTTGACGGTCAGCCGCGTGGTGCAGCCGCTGGTGGTCAACTACACGAAGGTGGGGGGCCTCGACCGGCTCCTCGACGCGATCGAGGCGCACGAGCTGACGATCACCGAGGCGACGGAGGCCTACGAGAAGCTCTCCTACGACCCCACGCCCTACCCCCGGTGGGTGTCGATGTTGGGCGCGGGTGGCATCGCCTCGGGCGCGGCTCTCATGTTCTCCGCCTCCTGGGTGCTGGTCGTGGTGTCCTTCGCGGCCGCAACGACGATGGACCGGTTGCAGTGGTTCCTCGGTGAGAAGCGGGTGCCGCCCTTCTTCAGCCAGGCGCTGGTGGCTGGTGCGATGACGATGGTCGCCGCCGGCGTCCACCAGCTCGGCCGGCGGGGCGTGTGGCCCTTCGTCGGCATCGATCCCACCCTGATCGTCGTCGGCGGCATCGTGATGCTGCTGGCCGGCGTGATGATCGTCGGGGCGGTGCAGGACGCGATCGACCAGTTCTACGTCACGGCGTCCGCGCGGGTCCTCGAGGTCGTCATGCGGACGGGCGGCATCGTCGCGGGGATCCTGGTCGCCCTCGACATCCTGGAGAGCCAGGGCATCGCCTTCGAGATCCTCAACAACCCCGTCTCCGAGGCCCCGCTGTGGGCACAGTTCGCCGGGGCCGGGCTGATCTCGCTGTCCTTCGCGGTCTACGGCTACGCCGACTGGGTCATGGCCGCGCTGACCACGGTGATCGCGCTGATCGGCTTCGGGGCCTACCTGTTCTTCACCTCGCTCGACGGCTCAGAGGTCGTGGCCAACACCCTCGGGGCGCTCGCGGTCGGCTTCCTCGCGACGCTGGTGGTGCGGCGTACCCACGCACCCGGCTTCGGCATGGAGAGCGGGGCCCTGCTGCCGCTGGTGCCGGGGCTCACCCTGCTCAACGGGCTGCTGCAGATGATGGCCCGCGACCCGGCCAACCCCGCCATCGTGGCCGGGGGCCGGACCCTGCTCGTGGGCGTCCTGACCGCGCTCGGGATCGCGGCCGGCGCGACGCTCGGCACCTACCTCGGCCGTCCGGTGAGCGAGCAGGTACGCCGGCTGCGCCGCCGGGTGAAGGCCGCCGGCCGGGTCCGCACCGAGGCCTCGTTCACCGAGCCGCCGCGCCCCTGA
- a CDS encoding NYN domain-containing protein, whose product MDEAQRTTYVLVDGENIDATLGTAILNRRPRPEDRPRWERLLRFAEERWDQPASGLFFLAANNELPMAFVQALLAIGYRPIPLSGGAGDKVVDIAIQRTLAEIRRRDADVLLVSNDGDFVDEVGDLLDGRRVGVVGFVEFRNHAFVELAERGLLTFDLEYDVLAFNERLPRVRVIPIDEFDPAQFL is encoded by the coding sequence ATGGACGAGGCCCAGCGAACCACGTACGTCCTCGTCGACGGGGAGAACATCGACGCCACCCTCGGCACCGCCATCCTGAACCGGAGGCCGCGACCGGAGGATCGCCCGCGCTGGGAACGGCTGCTGCGCTTTGCGGAGGAACGCTGGGACCAGCCGGCCAGCGGGTTGTTCTTCCTCGCCGCCAACAACGAGCTCCCCATGGCGTTCGTCCAGGCCCTGCTGGCCATCGGCTACCGGCCGATCCCGCTCTCGGGTGGTGCGGGCGACAAGGTGGTCGACATCGCGATCCAGCGGACTCTCGCGGAGATCCGGCGGCGGGACGCGGACGTCCTCCTCGTCAGCAACGACGGCGACTTCGTCGACGAGGTCGGCGACCTGCTCGATGGTCGGCGCGTCGGGGTCGTCGGGTTCGTCGAATTTCGCAACCACGCCTTCGTGGAGCTGGCGGAGCGCGGTCTCCTGACGTTCGACCTGGAGTACGACGTGCTGGCGTTCAACGAGCGGCTGCCGCGCGTGCGGGTCATCCCGATCGACGAGTTCGACCCCGCCCAGTTCCTGTAG
- a CDS encoding MOSC domain-containing protein, with the protein MQVARIGLSPIKGSQHVTRRSTSLAASGPVGDRAFCLLDPATDRCLRTVDHPELLRTRASWDGSTLAVALPSGDVLGTPAPSDDRRTVDYWGRAVAVEVVDGPWASAFSDHLGRSVLLAASRPGDVVYGSAVTIVTSASLDQLAADVGAPVDPARFRATFQVDGDVRPFEEVGWVGRTVRVGTAVVRVRQAVPRCRVIDVHPTSGVRDLDLLPVLAQRQQQSVTFGIDADVVSPGHVATGDSVSLVPG; encoded by the coding sequence ATGCAGGTCGCCCGGATCGGTCTCTCGCCGATCAAGGGCAGCCAGCACGTGACCCGGCGCTCGACCAGCCTCGCAGCGTCCGGCCCCGTCGGCGACCGGGCGTTCTGCCTGCTCGACCCGGCGACTGACCGCTGCCTGCGCACCGTCGACCACCCGGAGCTGCTCAGGACTCGTGCATCCTGGGACGGGAGCACGCTGGCCGTCGCCCTCCCGTCGGGCGACGTCCTCGGCACACCGGCTCCGAGCGACGACCGACGCACCGTGGACTACTGGGGCCGGGCCGTCGCCGTCGAGGTCGTGGACGGGCCGTGGGCCTCGGCGTTCTCCGACCACCTCGGCCGCTCCGTCCTCCTGGCCGCGAGCCGCCCCGGCGACGTCGTCTACGGCTCCGCGGTGACCATCGTGACGAGCGCGTCGCTCGACCAGCTCGCGGCCGACGTCGGGGCGCCCGTCGACCCGGCCCGGTTCCGCGCGACCTTCCAGGTGGACGGCGACGTGCGTCCCTTCGAGGAGGTCGGCTGGGTCGGCCGCACGGTCCGCGTCGGAACGGCGGTGGTCCGGGTGCGTCAGGCGGTCCCCCGGTGTCGCGTGATCGACGTCCACCCGACCTCCGGAGTCCGTGACCTCGACCTGCTGCCCGTGCTCGCGCAGCGCCAGCAGCAGTCGGTCACCTTCGGCATCGACGCGGACGTCGTGAGCCCGGGCCACGTCGCGACGGGGGACAGCGTCAGCCTCGTGCCCGGCTGA
- a CDS encoding response regulator codes for MGLGKLFGRKDPEPAPAPVEEDQEIAGLKVVIVDDDPDARDFMRMGLEVGGFEVVGEGGDGASALQAVQDHQPDLVLVDLHMPDIGGLELLPRLKEAHWAAKYVVVSAIGATRMVEAAMEAGAVGFIEKGVSPRSINLHLQKVAAAGSVKVVRPYPLNHEYP; via the coding sequence ATGGGTCTGGGCAAGCTGTTCGGCAGGAAGGATCCCGAGCCCGCTCCTGCCCCCGTCGAGGAAGACCAGGAGATCGCCGGCCTCAAGGTCGTCATCGTCGACGACGACCCGGACGCCCGCGACTTCATGCGCATGGGCCTCGAGGTCGGCGGCTTCGAGGTCGTCGGTGAGGGCGGCGACGGCGCGTCCGCGCTGCAGGCGGTCCAGGACCACCAGCCCGACCTCGTCCTGGTCGACCTCCACATGCCCGACATCGGCGGGCTCGAGCTGCTGCCCAGGCTGAAGGAGGCCCACTGGGCCGCCAAGTACGTCGTGGTCTCGGCGATCGGCGCCACCAGGATGGTCGAGGCGGCGATGGAGGCCGGCGCGGTCGGCTTCATCGAGAAGGGCGTCTCCCCCCGCAGCATCAACCTCCACCTGCAGAAGGTGGCCGCGGCCGGCTCGGTCAAGGTGGTCCGCCCCTACCCGCTCAACCACGAGTATCCCTAG
- a CDS encoding heat shock protein transcriptional repressor HspR has product MTGPVFDAPGPEAAVYVISVAAELSGLHPQTLRAYERMGLITPGRTAGGGRRYSHRDIERLRSIAELTSAGVGVEGVRRLLELENQVTALRARNAELAAELDATRESLRQAMAARPVRDRLPALRPPDVGQSVVIWRRGR; this is encoded by the coding sequence ATGACCGGGCCGGTGTTCGACGCCCCGGGACCCGAGGCGGCCGTCTACGTCATCTCCGTCGCCGCGGAGCTCTCGGGCCTTCACCCGCAGACGCTTCGCGCCTACGAGCGGATGGGGCTGATCACCCCCGGTCGCACGGCCGGGGGCGGTCGCCGCTACTCCCACCGTGACATCGAGCGGCTTCGATCGATCGCCGAGCTGACCTCGGCCGGCGTGGGGGTCGAGGGCGTCCGACGGCTCCTCGAGCTCGAGAACCAGGTGACCGCGCTGCGGGCGCGCAACGCCGAGCTCGCCGCCGAGCTCGACGCGACCCGCGAGTCGCTGCGCCAGGCGATGGCGGCCCGACCGGTCCGCGACCGGCTCCCGGCCCTGCGCCCGCCCGACGTCGGCCAGTCCGTCGTGATCTGGCGCCGCGGCCGCTGA
- a CDS encoding HNH endonuclease signature motif containing protein, with protein MVARDHHCAFPGCTRPPVMGHAHHIRHWADGGTTSLENLVLLCGHHHRTVHHTPWQVRLSPDDRQPEFLPPPRHAHPPPVWIRHRARLE; from the coding sequence CTGGTCGCCCGCGACCACCACTGCGCCTTCCCCGGCTGCACCCGGCCACCCGTCATGGGACACGCCCACCACATCCGCCACTGGGCCGACGGCGGCACCACGTCGCTCGAGAATCTCGTGCTGCTCTGCGGCCATCACCACAGGACGGTGCACCACACCCCGTGGCAGGTCCGGCTCAGCCCGGACGACCGGCAGCCCGAGTTCCTGCCACCGCCCCGGCACGCCCACCCACCACCCGTCTGGATCCGACACCGGGCCAGGCTCGAGTAG
- a CDS encoding pentapeptide repeat-containing protein produces the protein MLLPFRREGGFGADKAGGVPCGHLDVDDHCTIHDTLRRDGWSGCATFDCFGAGQHVSQVIYGGVSWREGANLGEMAAVLSVVRQLHEMLSHLAEVGRRAPDPDAARLSAEIVALTHAEPITLLTADLDTLRSRVSPVLRAATVRLHGRAQPMPADLVGADLAGADLSRADLRGASLVRADLRGAELARADLLGADLRDADVRGARLGQAWFVSQPQLNGSVGDGATTIPSQLTRPAHWADRSRAR, from the coding sequence GTGCTCCTGCCGTTCCGGCGGGAGGGTGGCTTCGGGGCCGACAAGGCCGGCGGGGTGCCGTGCGGCCACCTCGACGTCGACGACCACTGCACCATCCACGACACCCTGCGCCGGGACGGCTGGAGCGGCTGCGCGACGTTCGACTGCTTCGGCGCCGGCCAGCACGTCTCCCAGGTGATCTACGGCGGGGTCTCGTGGCGCGAGGGCGCGAACCTCGGGGAGATGGCCGCGGTGCTGTCGGTGGTGCGGCAGCTCCACGAGATGCTCTCCCACCTCGCTGAGGTGGGCCGGCGCGCGCCGGACCCGGACGCCGCCCGCCTGAGCGCGGAGATCGTCGCACTCACCCACGCCGAGCCCATCACGCTGCTCACCGCGGACCTCGACACGCTGCGGTCCCGGGTCAGCCCGGTGCTGCGGGCCGCGACCGTCCGGCTGCACGGGCGGGCGCAACCGATGCCGGCCGACCTCGTCGGGGCCGACCTGGCGGGTGCGGACCTCTCCCGCGCCGACCTGCGCGGGGCGAGCCTGGTCCGGGCCGACCTGCGCGGTGCCGAGCTGGCGCGGGCCGACCTGCTCGGAGCGGACCTGCGCGACGCCGACGTACGTGGCGCGCGACTCGGGCAGGCGTGGTTCGTGAGCCAGCCCCAGCTCAACGGGTCCGTCGGCGACGGCGCCACGACGATCCCGTCGCAGCTGACCCGCCCCGCGCACTGGGCCGACCGATCGCGCGCTCGGTAA